The genomic interval GGTATCACACTTGGCGTCTTTGCCAGAACCTTGCTTTTTCCCTCATAGATAAAGCTGCGGTCGGCATTAAAGGCCCACAAGAATTTTCATACTCTCGAAATGGTGTTGAAAAATTGCAGGAACTACAGAAACAAGGCAATGGCATTATTCTGCTAACCGCCCATGTAGGTCCTTGGCAGTCAGCATTGGGTGCTCTTGATGAACTGGATGTCCCTGTGCATCTGATGGTCTACCGCGATTCCGGAGATGTTGACTTACAGTATTTTGACTTCAAAGCTTGTAAAAACATCACGTTGGTTTCTGCAGAGGACGCCATAGGAAGTGTTGTTGCCATGACTGCGGCACTACGAAAAAATGAACTTATATCTATTATGGGTGACAGAATTGTTCCACCCACATCATACACGGCAAGTATCAATTTTTTAGGAGGAAAAGCCCTGTTTCCTACCTCTGTGTATAAGTTTGCAAAAGCCACACAAGCCCCTATTGCGCTGCTGATAACACGCAAAGTCGGCGTTTCGCATATGGAACTTTCTGTCGCAAAGGTTCTCACTGTCCCTAAGTCTGCAGGCGGTGATTTTACCCCTTATGCTCAGGAAATAGCGCACTCATTGGATAAATACGTGCAGCAAAATCCATATCAATTTTATAACTTCTTCGACCTTTGGAGAACAACTAATGAGTAATATGCATCAAAAATTAAAAGAACTCTTCATTGAAGAGCTACATCTTGAAGATATCTCTCTCGAAGAGTGGAAAAGTGACACGCCACTTTTTGGAGACGGCATTGGTCTTGATTCACTCGATGCAGTAGAAATCGTAGTTTTCATTGAAAAACACTTTGGTGTAATCATCGAAAATATTGATGAAGATAAAAAGGCTTTGACATCTATCGACACCCTTGCTGACTTCATTATGGAAAAACAGGCTAATGCCTAGCGTTTTCATCACCGGAACTGGTTGTATTACTGGTTCCGGTAGCACTTCACAAAGCACGCTTACTGCTATGTATGAAGGAACTGCTGATCCTTCTCCTTTTGTGCGGCATAAAATGGACTGGGGCAAAGAGGCTCTAGTCTTTGCTGTTGATGAAGCATTGTTTGAAAATGCATCAGGACAAGCTAAGCAGTACGGACTTACAGCAAGACTTGCTCTCACTGCAACTTTACAGGCATTGGAAGATGCGGGGATCTCCCCTGCTGATCTAAAAGGCAAACGTGTAGGTGTAGCAATGGGGACTACTGTCGGGTGTTCCATGAACCATATTGATTTCTATGGTGAGTACCGTAATCCTGACATTGCACTGCCATCTATGGAGCATCTACGATGCGTTTTGCGGAGTAATCCAGCAGAAGCAATTGCCCGTGAACTTGAAATAGTTGGCCCCACTCAATCCGTTGTCAACGCATGTGCCTCAGGCACAGATGCTATTGGTGTCGGGTTACAGT from Halodesulfovibrio sp. MK-HDV carries:
- a CDS encoding lysophospholipid acyltransferase family protein; the encoded protein is MIIRFGGRWPAYIFSCFVVFFYVLFKPEVHKRSSFYITKRFPKASKFARWYHTWRLCQNLAFSLIDKAAVGIKGPQEFSYSRNGVEKLQELQKQGNGIILLTAHVGPWQSALGALDELDVPVHLMVYRDSGDVDLQYFDFKACKNITLVSAEDAIGSVVAMTAALRKNELISIMGDRIVPPTSYTASINFLGGKALFPTSVYKFAKATQAPIALLITRKVGVSHMELSVAKVLTVPKSAGGDFTPYAQEIAHSLDKYVQQNPYQFYNFFDLWRTTNE
- a CDS encoding phosphopantetheine-binding protein produces the protein MSNMHQKLKELFIEELHLEDISLEEWKSDTPLFGDGIGLDSLDAVEIVVFIEKHFGVIIENIDEDKKALTSIDTLADFIMEKQANA